In Arachis hypogaea cultivar Tifrunner chromosome 2, arahy.Tifrunner.gnm2.J5K5, whole genome shotgun sequence, a genomic segment contains:
- the LOC140176943 gene encoding cysteine-rich receptor-like protein kinase 25: protein MDNGPAYYKKSDKNATDLNEFNTKLNDLLNGLKSKASSGDSRLKYAVGNFSLPNFDDVYGLIQCTPDLSGEDYDNCIAQSIERISKDCCKDTMGGRVVRPSCFMRFETSYQFYGPTAYTPPSPPASPPPTTTSVTNPSSGGIYYP, encoded by the coding sequence ATGGACAATGGACCGGCTTATTACAAGAAAAGTGACAAAAACGCCACAGATTTGAATGAGTTCAATACAAAATTGAACGATTTGTTGAATGGCTTGAAAAGCAAAGCTTCTTCTGGTGACTCTCGGTTAAAGTATGCTGTGGGAAACTTTAGTCTTCCCAATTTTGATGATGTTTATGGTCTTATTCAGTGCACGCCTGATTTGTCTGGAGAAGATTATGATAACTGCATAGCTCAATCTATTGAAAGAATATCAAAAGATTGTTGTAAGGATACTATGGGTGGTAGGGTTGTTAGGCCAAGTTGTTTTATGAGATTTGAGACATCGTATCAATTCTATGGGCCAACGGCGTATACGCCACCTTCGCCGCCAGCATCTCCCCCGCCCACCACCACCTCTGTAACTAACCCGTCTTCAGGAGGTATTTACTAtccataa
- the LOC140176942 gene encoding cysteine-rich receptor-like protein kinase 29 yields the protein MKIFLSLRTLSFLYCLLFAASNLASESHASVTSQEFQYFCDEYSITIDIEGNYTTNSTYYTDLNTLMSNILNNKEIDYGFYNVSYGEYPNRVYAIGLCRGDIKPEQCRTYLNQSRANLTAVCPNRKVAIGWYNDELCMLRYSNRSIFD from the coding sequence ATGAAGATCTTTCTTTCTTTAAGGACATTGTCCTTTCTATATTGCCTTCTCTTCGCTGCTAGTAACTTAGCATCTGAATCACACGCTTCAGTAACTTCGCAGGAGTTCCAATACTTCTGTGATGAGTATAGCATTACCATAGACATCGAAGGCAACTACACAACTAATAGCACCTACTATACCGACCTCAACACTCTTATGTCAAATATTCTCAACAACAAAGAAATCGATTACGGTTTCTACAATGTCTCATATGGCGAGTACCCAAATAGAGTATACGCCATTGGACTTTGTAGAGGAGACATTAAGCCGGAGCAGTGCCGAACTTACCTAAACCAATCCAGAGCTAATCTCACGGCGGTTTGTCCGAATCGTAAGGTGGCGATTGGGTGGTACAACGACGAACTATGCATGCTGCGATACTCGAATCGCAGCATATTTGACTAG